Proteins encoded by one window of Ralstonia sp. RRA:
- a CDS encoding cytochrome ubiquinol oxidase subunit I encodes MEIFDALHLARLQFAFTVSFHIVFPAISIGMASFLAVLEWRWLLTGDQAYKDMFLFWSKIFAIGFGMGVVSGVVMAYEFGTNWSGFSQVAGNITGPLLHYEVLTAFFLEAGFLGIVLFGWERVSPRAHFFATLMVALGTLISTFWILASNSFMQTPQGFAIENGRIVPVDWLKVVFNPSFPYRLAHMTIAAFIVAGFMVAACGAWHLLRGRRDVPVKRSFSMALWLLLLLAPIQIFIGDAHGLNTREYQPAKIAAIEGLWDTEKGGTALNLFGLPDMDAEVTRYAVQVPHLGSLILTHSWDGEIRGLKEFPKEERPYSPIVFWSFRIMAGLGMLMLLTAVLGLLLRKGGRLYEARWFQRFVLCMGPSGLVALLAGWVTTEVGRQPWTVYGVLRTADSVSPVSAQLAGVSLLIFVIVYFAVFGMGVYYMLKLMRRGPVAQADAHSTARKHPELHNRALDALQGE; translated from the coding sequence ATGGAAATCTTCGATGCACTTCATCTCGCAAGATTGCAGTTTGCGTTCACGGTGTCCTTCCATATCGTCTTTCCAGCCATCAGCATCGGCATGGCCAGCTTTCTGGCGGTACTGGAATGGCGCTGGCTGCTGACAGGAGACCAGGCCTACAAGGACATGTTCCTGTTCTGGTCGAAGATCTTCGCCATCGGCTTTGGTATGGGGGTGGTGTCGGGCGTGGTGATGGCCTACGAGTTCGGTACCAACTGGAGCGGGTTCTCGCAGGTGGCGGGCAACATCACGGGGCCACTGCTGCACTACGAGGTGCTGACCGCGTTCTTCCTGGAGGCGGGGTTTCTCGGCATCGTGCTGTTTGGCTGGGAGCGCGTCAGCCCGCGTGCGCACTTCTTTGCCACGCTGATGGTGGCGCTGGGCACGTTGATCTCCACGTTCTGGATTCTGGCGTCGAACAGCTTCATGCAGACACCGCAGGGGTTCGCCATCGAGAACGGCCGCATCGTGCCGGTCGACTGGCTGAAGGTGGTGTTCAACCCGTCGTTCCCGTATCGACTGGCGCATATGACGATTGCCGCGTTCATCGTGGCGGGCTTCATGGTGGCGGCATGCGGTGCGTGGCACTTGTTGCGCGGGCGGCGTGACGTGCCGGTCAAGCGCAGCTTTTCCATGGCGCTCTGGCTGCTGTTGCTGCTCGCGCCAATCCAGATCTTTATCGGTGACGCGCACGGCCTGAACACGCGCGAGTATCAGCCCGCCAAGATCGCCGCCATCGAAGGTCTGTGGGACACCGAAAAGGGCGGCACCGCGCTCAACCTGTTCGGCTTGCCCGACATGGATGCCGAGGTCACCCGCTATGCAGTGCAGGTGCCGCACCTGGGCAGCCTGATCCTGACGCATAGCTGGGATGGCGAGATTCGTGGCCTGAAGGAGTTCCCGAAAGAAGAGCGACCGTATTCGCCCATCGTTTTCTGGTCATTCCGGATCATGGCCGGGCTGGGCATGCTGATGCTGCTCACAGCGGTGCTAGGTCTGCTGCTGCGAAAGGGCGGACGGCTGTACGAAGCCCGCTGGTTCCAGCGCTTCGTGCTCTGCATGGGCCCATCGGGCCTGGTGGCGTTGCTCGCAGGGTGGGTGACAACCGAGGTTGGCCGGCAGCCGTGGACGGTCTACGGCGTGCTGCGCACGGCGGACTCCGTCTCGCCTGTCAGCGCGCAGCTTGCGGGGGTGTCGCTGTTGATCTTCGTCATCGTCTACTTCGCGGTGTTTGGCATGGGTGTGTATTACATGCTCAAGCTCATGCGGCGCGGGCCGGTGGCGCAGGCCGACGCGCACAGCACTGCGCGCAAGCATCCGGAATTGCACAACCGCGCCTTGGATGCGCTGCAAGGGGAGTAA
- the cydB gene encoding cytochrome d ubiquinol oxidase subunit II has product MQIDLPVIWAGIIGFGVFLYVMLDGFDLGIGLLFPFFESKVHRQVMMNTVAPVWDGNETFLVLGGAGLYGAFPVVYSTLLPANYLPLILMVVGLIFRGAAFELRGKARRTQNLWDLAFICGSALAAFCQGIVLGSLLQGIKIADGRFVGGAFDWLSPFSLFCGFGVMFTYAMLGCGWLIMKTEGRLQHEMRLLMRPLTGVLLGIMAVISLWTVIGLPAVAHRWFGSGNLGWFLPVPILVVACVWGIFGTSQRAHHHATPFLLALALVFLGYTGLVISIWPNIVPPSLTIWQASSSHSSQLFALVGTVIVLPIILVYNAMQYRVFRGKVREGDPGYHH; this is encoded by the coding sequence ATGCAAATCGATCTGCCTGTCATCTGGGCCGGAATCATCGGGTTCGGTGTGTTCCTGTACGTCATGCTGGACGGCTTCGACCTGGGCATCGGCCTGCTGTTTCCGTTCTTTGAATCCAAGGTGCACCGGCAGGTGATGATGAACACGGTCGCGCCTGTGTGGGACGGCAACGAGACGTTTCTCGTGCTGGGCGGCGCCGGGTTGTACGGGGCGTTTCCGGTGGTGTACTCAACGCTGCTGCCGGCCAACTATCTGCCGCTGATCCTGATGGTCGTGGGGCTGATCTTTCGCGGTGCGGCGTTCGAGTTGCGTGGCAAGGCACGCCGCACGCAGAACCTGTGGGATCTCGCATTCATCTGCGGTTCCGCCCTGGCGGCGTTCTGTCAGGGCATCGTGCTGGGCTCGCTGCTGCAGGGGATCAAGATTGCCGATGGCCGTTTCGTTGGTGGCGCGTTTGATTGGTTGTCGCCGTTCAGCCTGTTCTGCGGGTTCGGCGTGATGTTCACCTACGCCATGCTTGGCTGCGGCTGGCTGATCATGAAGACGGAGGGCCGGCTCCAGCACGAGATGCGCTTGCTGATGCGGCCGCTCACAGGCGTCTTGCTCGGCATCATGGCGGTCATCAGCCTGTGGACGGTGATTGGGCTGCCTGCGGTTGCGCATCGCTGGTTCGGCAGCGGCAATCTCGGCTGGTTCCTGCCGGTACCCATTCTGGTGGTGGCCTGCGTCTGGGGCATTTTTGGCACCAGCCAGCGCGCACATCATCACGCCACGCCATTCCTGCTGGCGCTCGCGCTGGTCTTCCTGGGCTATACGGGGCTGGTCATCAGTATCTGGCCGAACATCGTGCCGCCGTCGTTGACGATCTGGCAGGCGTCGTCCAGCCATTCCAGCCAACTCTTCGCGCTGGTCGGCACCGTCATCGTGCTGCCTATCATCCTTGTCTACAACGCGATGCAGTATCGCGTGTTCCGGGGCAAGGTGCGCGAGGGGGATCCGGGCTACCACCACTGA
- a CDS encoding bestrophin family ion channel yields the protein MIVRPRENWFRMLFVWNGSVLQSIIPQLMFMAVFSSLAVITQGRILGEKIPLNTTPFTLFGLALAIFLSFRNNASYARFDEARHLWGNLLIASRALTSQMLCYLPEHVSQADRIRVANTVIAFVYALKHQLRKTDPTADLTRLLGAEQAQALQHKCYRPAAILNDIRSRLVRLQGEAPASDTTRWMLDAQLNDMGKTLGGCERIASTPIPFAYSVLLHRTAYAYCMLLPFGLVDSTEFFTPLLCVFISYTLIALEAIANEVAEPFSVAPNALPLDAITRTIERSVLELCDREIPPEVVPQRRYLLT from the coding sequence ATGATTGTGCGGCCACGGGAGAACTGGTTTCGCATGCTGTTCGTCTGGAACGGCTCGGTGCTGCAATCCATTATTCCGCAGCTGATGTTCATGGCGGTGTTCAGCAGCTTGGCGGTCATCACACAGGGCCGCATCCTGGGCGAGAAGATTCCGCTCAATACGACGCCCTTCACGCTGTTCGGCCTCGCCTTGGCAATCTTCCTGTCGTTCCGGAATAACGCCAGCTACGCACGCTTTGATGAGGCGCGGCACCTGTGGGGCAACCTGCTGATCGCGTCCCGCGCGTTGACTTCGCAGATGCTGTGCTATCTGCCGGAGCACGTGAGTCAGGCTGACCGCATCAGGGTGGCCAACACCGTGATTGCGTTCGTCTATGCGCTCAAGCATCAGTTGCGCAAGACGGACCCGACGGCCGATCTAACGCGCCTGCTCGGTGCAGAACAGGCGCAAGCGCTGCAACACAAGTGCTACCGGCCCGCGGCGATCCTCAATGACATCCGAAGCCGCCTGGTCCGTTTGCAAGGCGAGGCGCCGGCTTCGGACACAACACGCTGGATGCTGGATGCGCAGCTCAACGACATGGGCAAGACACTCGGCGGCTGCGAGCGGATTGCGTCCACGCCCATCCCATTCGCCTACAGCGTGCTGTTGCACCGCACGGCATATGCGTACTGCATGTTGCTGCCGTTCGGCCTGGTGGATTCCACGGAGTTCTTCACGCCGCTGCTGTGTGTGTTCATCTCGTACACGCTGATTGCACTGGAGGCGATTGCCAATGAAGTTGCCGAGCCGTTCAGCGTTGCGCCGAATGCGTTGCCGCTCGATGCCATTACGCGCACGATCGAGCGGTCCGTCCTGGAGCTATGTGATCGCGAGATTCCGCCCGAAGTTGTGCCGCAGCGCCGGTATCTGCTGACCTAG
- a CDS encoding AAA family ATPase, whose amino-acid sequence MSTLCDICNVRPAVARVAVVQDGERKSISICDYHYRQLMRHQSMLNPFDSLLGGGGGGLSRLFDEFGDADEHGAGFSAEVPRESVDVIDAFSEQTLELLQRAAEKAHELHRRELDTEHVLYVLADTDICAALLKELKLSAQDIRSYIDEHAKTGTDDGDASMDKTTVSPRLKKAFQYAFQASRDLGHSYVGPEHLLIGLAAVPESIAGALLKKYGVTPEALRQKVVKVVGKGAEDGRVDAPSGTPTLDKFGRDLTTLARQGKLDPVLGRAQEIESAIEVLARRKKNNPVLIGEPGVGKTAIVEGLAQRIINGDVPEVLRGKRLVEVNINSMVAGAKYRGEFEERAKQLIDEVTAKQSELILFIDELHTIVGAGQGGGEGGLDIANVLKPALARGELSLIGATTLNEYQKYIEKDAALERRFQPVLVPEPSVEQTIVILRGLRDSLEAHHQVTFADDAFVAAAEFADRYITSRFLPDKAIDLIDQAAARVRIGATSRPADIQEGEAEIAQLKREQDYAASRKRFDEAKQFEEQINAKQTTLDEKMEAWQRKTGSETREVTVASVAEVVSRLTGVPVSELTKEERQKLLKMEERLRERVVGQDDAVVAVSDAVRLSRAGLGQTHRPIATFLFLGPTGVGKTELAKALAETVFGDEQSIIRIDMSEYMERHAVARLIGAPPGYVGYDEGGQLTERVRRRPYSVILLDEIEKAHPDVNNVLLQVFDDGRLTDGKGRVVDFSNTILIATSNLGASIIMDNLERPEDERKTDKALRDALMPVLKGHFRPEFLNRIDEIIVFNALSRQNIRAIVQIQLDRVRRTAAAQDITLKMGEALVEHLVEEGYQPEFGARELKRQVRQMIETQLAKEILSDTLKSGDTVEVDFDRDSGTVTFNKLASPATEGKSPLSQEKNTAEKKSGKGTKGTKGTATSEA is encoded by the coding sequence GTGTCCACTCTCTGCGATATTTGCAATGTCCGGCCCGCCGTCGCGCGTGTCGCCGTGGTGCAGGACGGCGAGCGCAAGTCAATCTCGATCTGCGACTACCACTACCGGCAACTCATGCGGCATCAAAGTATGCTCAATCCGTTCGACTCCCTGTTGGGGGGCGGAGGTGGTGGGCTGTCACGCCTGTTCGATGAGTTTGGCGACGCTGATGAGCATGGCGCAGGTTTCTCTGCCGAGGTCCCCCGGGAATCGGTGGACGTGATCGACGCCTTCAGCGAGCAGACCCTTGAGCTGCTGCAGCGTGCTGCGGAGAAGGCCCACGAGCTGCATCGCCGTGAACTGGATACCGAGCACGTGTTGTACGTGCTTGCGGACACCGATATCTGTGCCGCGCTGCTCAAGGAGCTGAAGCTTTCTGCGCAGGATATCCGCAGCTATATCGACGAACACGCCAAGACGGGCACTGACGACGGTGACGCGTCAATGGACAAGACGACGGTGTCACCGCGCCTGAAGAAGGCGTTCCAGTATGCGTTTCAGGCATCTCGGGATCTGGGGCACTCCTATGTGGGCCCCGAACACCTGCTGATCGGGCTGGCGGCGGTGCCGGAGAGCATTGCCGGCGCGTTGCTGAAGAAGTACGGAGTGACGCCGGAGGCCTTGCGCCAGAAGGTCGTCAAGGTGGTCGGAAAAGGCGCGGAAGACGGCCGGGTGGATGCGCCGAGTGGCACGCCCACGCTCGATAAGTTTGGCCGCGATCTCACCACGCTGGCGCGCCAGGGCAAGCTCGACCCGGTGCTTGGGCGCGCGCAGGAGATCGAAAGCGCAATTGAAGTGTTGGCCCGTCGCAAGAAGAACAACCCGGTGCTGATTGGCGAGCCGGGTGTCGGTAAGACGGCCATTGTCGAAGGCTTGGCGCAGCGCATTATCAACGGCGATGTGCCGGAAGTGCTGCGCGGTAAGCGCCTCGTGGAGGTCAACATCAACTCGATGGTGGCGGGCGCGAAGTATCGCGGCGAGTTTGAGGAGCGTGCCAAGCAGCTGATTGACGAAGTGACCGCCAAGCAATCGGAGCTGATCCTGTTTATCGACGAGTTGCACACCATCGTGGGCGCGGGGCAGGGCGGCGGCGAGGGCGGGCTCGACATTGCCAACGTGCTCAAGCCTGCGCTTGCTCGCGGCGAGTTGAGCCTGATCGGTGCCACCACGCTCAATGAGTATCAGAAGTACATCGAAAAGGATGCCGCGCTTGAGCGGCGCTTCCAACCCGTGCTTGTGCCGGAGCCCAGCGTCGAGCAGACCATCGTCATCCTGCGTGGCCTGCGCGACAGCCTGGAGGCGCACCACCAGGTGACCTTTGCCGATGATGCGTTTGTTGCCGCGGCCGAGTTTGCGGACCGTTACATCACATCGCGCTTCCTGCCCGACAAGGCCATCGACCTGATTGATCAGGCAGCGGCGCGCGTGCGGATTGGCGCGACATCGCGTCCGGCGGACATTCAGGAAGGTGAGGCGGAAATCGCACAACTGAAGCGCGAGCAGGACTACGCCGCGTCGCGCAAGCGCTTTGATGAAGCCAAGCAGTTTGAAGAGCAGATCAACGCCAAGCAGACTACGCTCGACGAGAAGATGGAAGCCTGGCAGCGCAAGACCGGTTCGGAGACGCGGGAGGTGACGGTGGCATCGGTGGCCGAGGTGGTATCACGCCTGACCGGTGTTCCGGTGTCGGAGCTGACAAAGGAAGAGCGCCAGAAGCTGCTGAAAATGGAAGAGCGCTTGCGCGAGCGCGTGGTCGGTCAGGACGACGCCGTCGTCGCCGTGAGCGATGCAGTACGGCTCTCGCGCGCTGGCCTCGGGCAAACGCATCGCCCGATAGCCACCTTCCTGTTCCTTGGCCCCACTGGCGTGGGCAAGACCGAGCTGGCGAAGGCGCTGGCCGAAACGGTGTTTGGCGACGAGCAGTCGATCATCCGCATCGACATGTCGGAATACATGGAGCGCCACGCGGTTGCGCGCCTGATTGGCGCACCTCCGGGATACGTCGGCTACGACGAGGGCGGCCAACTGACCGAACGCGTGCGACGGCGCCCGTACAGCGTGATCCTGCTCGACGAAATCGAGAAGGCTCACCCGGACGTGAACAACGTACTGCTGCAGGTGTTTGACGATGGCCGGCTGACTGACGGCAAGGGCCGTGTGGTGGACTTCAGCAACACGATCCTGATCGCTACCAGCAACCTTGGCGCGTCGATCATCATGGACAACCTTGAGCGACCCGAAGACGAGCGCAAGACCGACAAGGCGCTGCGCGATGCACTGATGCCGGTGCTGAAAGGCCACTTCCGCCCCGAGTTCCTGAACCGGATCGACGAGATCATCGTGTTCAACGCGCTGTCCAGGCAGAACATTCGCGCGATCGTGCAGATCCAGCTTGACCGGGTGAGGCGTACCGCGGCGGCACAGGACATTACGCTCAAGATGGGTGAGGCGCTTGTCGAGCACCTGGTGGAGGAGGGCTATCAACCCGAGTTCGGTGCGCGTGAGCTGAAGCGTCAGGTACGGCAGATGATCGAAACGCAGCTTGCCAAGGAGATTCTGAGCGACACGCTCAAATCGGGCGATACCGTGGAGGTGGATTTCGACAGGGACAGCGGTACGGTGACTTTCAACAAGCTCGCGTCGCCCGCAACGGAAGGGAAATCCCCTCTCTCGCAAGAGAAAAACACCGCTGAGAAAAAGAGCGGCAAAGGCACCAAAGGCACCAAAGGCACCGCCACATCTGAGGCCTGA
- a CDS encoding FdhF/YdeP family oxidoreductase codes for MANRREVPGIRPYDGPAGGWGALRATAQAVHDQMDKFQAPITLMRTNQPTGFDCPGCAWPDKEHRSTFQFCENGAKAVTWEATNKRVPPEFFATTTVSELLTWSDYELEDKGRLTHPLVYDREKDTFRAVEWEDAFNRIGEILRGLQPDEVEFYTSGRASNEAAYLYQLFAREYGTNNFPDCSNMCHEPTSVGLPQSIGIGKGTVSLEDFEHCELIISIGHNPGTNHPRMMGTLHEASRRNVPIIVFNPLRERALERFADPQNWLEMATYGSTRIASTYYQVDGGGDAAALIGIMKALLAMEATQGDVLDRDFIAEHTQGFDAFAAELEAATWPDIEKASGLTRAELEQVAEAYAKSNATIITYGMGVTQHNKGTANVRLIANLLLMRGNFGKPGAGICPLRGHSNVQGNRTVGITEKPSADFLQRIESVFGFKPPAAHGHDAVNGMQAMIDGKAKALICLGGNFAVALPDPEQSFPAMGKLDLSVHVGTKLNRSHLLVAKETYVFPCLGRTELDMQAGGPQSITVEDSMSMVHASAGKLTPASEHLRSEPAIVAGMAKATLPHSKVPWMELVADYDKVRDLIEKTIPGFERFNERIRTPGGFRLPLPPTERQWPTPTGKAMFSVYGGVREDADVLGGEDVLRLITLRSHDQYNTTIYALDDRYRGVFGRRDVLFMNEADLAARGLEHGDLVDIETIVSGRKLRLERITAIAYSIARGSVGAYYPEANVLVPLDYIDKESGTPSYKSVPVRVLRSEAPVSPTA; via the coding sequence ATGGCAAATCGACGCGAAGTTCCCGGCATCCGGCCTTATGACGGCCCTGCCGGCGGCTGGGGCGCGCTGCGGGCAACGGCACAGGCCGTTCACGACCAGATGGACAAATTCCAGGCGCCGATCACGCTGATGCGGACCAATCAGCCCACGGGCTTCGATTGCCCGGGGTGTGCCTGGCCCGACAAGGAGCACCGCTCCACCTTCCAGTTTTGCGAGAACGGTGCCAAGGCCGTAACCTGGGAGGCGACGAACAAGCGTGTGCCGCCCGAGTTCTTTGCCACGACCACCGTATCGGAACTGCTCACATGGTCCGACTACGAACTGGAAGACAAGGGCCGGTTGACGCATCCGCTGGTCTACGACCGCGAGAAAGACACCTTCCGCGCTGTCGAGTGGGAAGACGCCTTCAACCGCATCGGCGAGATCCTGCGCGGGCTCCAGCCCGATGAGGTCGAGTTCTACACCTCCGGGCGGGCATCGAACGAGGCGGCCTACCTCTATCAGCTCTTCGCGCGAGAGTACGGCACGAACAACTTCCCGGACTGCTCGAACATGTGCCACGAGCCCACCAGCGTCGGCCTGCCGCAGTCGATCGGCATCGGCAAGGGCACGGTGTCGCTGGAGGATTTCGAACACTGCGAGCTGATCATCTCGATCGGTCACAACCCGGGCACCAACCATCCGCGCATGATGGGCACGCTACACGAAGCGTCACGGCGCAACGTGCCGATCATCGTGTTCAACCCGCTGCGCGAGCGCGCGTTGGAGCGCTTTGCTGACCCGCAGAACTGGCTGGAAATGGCCACCTATGGCTCGACCCGTATCGCGTCGACGTACTACCAGGTCGATGGCGGTGGCGATGCTGCCGCGCTGATCGGCATCATGAAGGCCCTCCTGGCCATGGAGGCGACGCAAGGCGATGTGCTGGACCGCGACTTCATTGCAGAGCACACCCAGGGCTTTGATGCATTCGCAGCCGAACTGGAAGCCGCAACGTGGCCCGACATCGAAAAGGCCAGCGGGCTGACGCGCGCCGAGTTGGAGCAGGTTGCTGAGGCCTATGCCAAGTCGAACGCCACCATCATCACGTATGGCATGGGCGTGACTCAGCACAACAAGGGCACGGCCAACGTGCGCCTGATCGCCAACCTGCTGCTGATGCGCGGCAATTTTGGCAAGCCGGGTGCCGGCATTTGTCCGCTACGGGGCCACTCCAACGTGCAGGGCAACCGGACGGTGGGCATTACGGAAAAGCCGTCCGCCGATTTTCTCCAGCGCATTGAAAGCGTGTTCGGCTTCAAGCCGCCTGCGGCGCATGGGCACGATGCCGTCAACGGCATGCAGGCCATGATCGACGGCAAGGCGAAAGCGCTGATCTGCCTGGGCGGCAATTTTGCGGTGGCACTGCCCGATCCGGAGCAGAGCTTTCCGGCCATGGGCAAGCTTGACCTGAGCGTGCACGTCGGTACAAAGCTCAACCGCTCGCACCTGCTGGTGGCCAAGGAAACCTACGTATTCCCCTGCCTGGGCCGGACGGAGCTTGATATGCAGGCCGGTGGCCCGCAATCGATCACCGTTGAGGATTCGATGTCGATGGTCCATGCATCGGCGGGCAAGCTGACGCCGGCGTCCGAGCACCTGCGTTCCGAGCCGGCCATTGTTGCCGGTATGGCGAAGGCGACGTTGCCGCACAGCAAGGTGCCTTGGATGGAGCTGGTTGCCGACTACGACAAGGTTCGCGACCTGATCGAGAAGACCATCCCTGGTTTCGAGCGCTTCAACGAGCGCATCCGCACGCCGGGCGGCTTCCGCCTGCCGTTGCCGCCCACCGAGCGCCAATGGCCAACGCCCACGGGCAAGGCGATGTTCTCCGTGTACGGCGGGGTGCGGGAGGACGCCGATGTCCTCGGCGGCGAGGACGTGCTGCGTCTCATCACGTTGCGCAGCCACGACCAGTACAATACCACCATCTACGCGCTGGACGATCGCTACCGCGGCGTGTTTGGTCGGCGCGACGTGCTGTTCATGAACGAAGCTGATCTTGCCGCACGCGGGCTCGAACATGGCGACCTGGTCGACATCGAGACCATCGTGTCCGGCCGGAAGCTGCGCCTGGAGAGGATCACGGCCATCGCCTACAGCATTGCGCGTGGCTCCGTGGGGGCGTACTACCCCGAGGCGAATGTGCTGGTGCCGCTGGACTACATCGACAAGGAGAGTGGCACGCCGTCCTACAAGTCCGTGCCGGTTCGGGTGCTGCGCTCTGAGGCGCCGGTATCCCCGACTGCGTAA
- a CDS encoding D-amino acid dehydrogenase, whose translation MTHIVIVGAGISGVTTAYTLSQLGYQITVLDRHLYPAMETSFANGGQLSASNAEVWNSTGTLLKGIKWMLRNDAPLLLNPKPSWHKYSWIGEFVASIAHYRRNTIETTRMAIEARKHLFAMAEREQIDFDLQRRGILHVYHDKASFTAAGKANALLVAGGLERHAVSPEDIAAIEPTLRGNYYGGYFTESDATGDIHKFTRGLAQACEKRGVRFMQGVDVRDVETTERGVRLLLQTTLDDRLSTSEANVVQEITADALVVCAGVGSRHVAQMVGDRINVYPVKGYSITVHLDDEASMQGAPWVSLLDESAKIVTSRLGAGRFRVAGTAEFNGYNRDIRADRIEPLVAWTRRNFAIGTSRVVPWAGLRPMMPDMMPRVGRGRHARVFYNTGHGHLGWTLSGATAAMIGDVIARDCPLH comes from the coding sequence ATGACGCATATCGTCATCGTCGGCGCCGGTATTTCCGGCGTCACCACTGCTTACACGCTCTCGCAACTCGGCTATCAGATCACGGTGCTCGACCGGCATCTGTATCCGGCCATGGAAACCTCGTTTGCCAACGGTGGACAGCTTTCCGCCAGCAATGCCGAGGTCTGGAACAGCACCGGCACGCTGCTCAAAGGCATCAAATGGATGCTGCGCAACGATGCGCCGCTGCTGCTCAATCCCAAGCCGTCGTGGCACAAGTATTCGTGGATCGGCGAGTTCGTGGCGAGCATCGCCCACTACCGCCGCAACACCATCGAGACCACGCGCATGGCCATCGAAGCGCGCAAGCACCTGTTTGCGATGGCCGAGCGCGAACAGATCGATTTCGACCTGCAACGGCGCGGCATCCTGCACGTCTATCACGACAAGGCGAGCTTTACCGCAGCAGGCAAGGCCAACGCGCTGCTCGTTGCCGGCGGGCTGGAACGCCACGCCGTGAGCCCCGAAGACATTGCTGCAATCGAGCCCACGCTGCGCGGCAACTACTACGGCGGCTACTTCACCGAATCGGACGCCACAGGCGACATCCACAAGTTCACGCGCGGTCTTGCGCAGGCCTGCGAGAAACGCGGCGTGCGCTTCATGCAAGGCGTGGATGTGCGCGACGTGGAAACCACTGAACGCGGTGTGCGCTTGCTGCTGCAGACCACACTCGATGATCGCCTCTCCACCAGTGAGGCCAACGTGGTGCAGGAGATCACCGCCGATGCGCTGGTCGTCTGCGCCGGCGTCGGCAGCCGGCATGTCGCGCAGATGGTGGGCGACCGCATCAACGTGTACCCGGTCAAGGGCTACTCGATCACCGTGCATCTGGACGATGAGGCCAGCATGCAAGGCGCGCCGTGGGTCAGCCTGCTGGACGAGAGCGCGAAGATCGTCACCAGCCGCCTGGGCGCGGGCCGCTTCCGCGTGGCCGGCACCGCGGAGTTCAACGGCTACAACCGCGACATCCGCGCTGATCGCATTGAACCCCTGGTGGCCTGGACGCGCCGCAACTTTGCCATCGGCACCTCACGCGTGGTGCCGTGGGCCGGCTTGCGCCCGATGATGCCGGACATGATGCCGCGCGTTGGTCGCGGGCGGCATGCGCGCGTGTTCTACAACACGGGCCATGGGCACCTTGGCTGGACGCTCTCTGGCGCCACGGCCGCGATGATCGGCGACGTGATCGCGCGCGACTGCCCATTGCACTGA